One part of the Desulfovibrio sp. TomC genome encodes these proteins:
- a CDS encoding efflux RND transporter permease subunit: protein MTDLFIKRPVATTLLMAALIFFGIVSYFSLPISEMPSIDFPTIQVTASLPGADPETMASAVATPLERQFTSISGLQSMSSSNSLGTTTITLQFDLSRNIDGAGTDVLTYINAAQGSLPTNMPSPPTFQKVNPADMPIIYIRVSSDTMPLYKVTNYAKVYIAQRISMINGVAQVAVYGDQTYSPRVQVNPDKLAALSIGIDEVANAFNSETVLQPTGSLYGVDKLFTIKAQGQLTSATAYNRQIIAYRNGSPVRLQDVGAAIDSTVNNRNAAFFDQQQGIVIAVKRAAGTNTIQLVDSIRAMIPNIEATLPPSVNLEFLYDRSISIKEAIDDVQFTLMLSIGLVVLVVYLFLNNLPATIIASLALPTALIGTLSLMVFFHFSIDNLSAMAIILAVGFVVDDAIVMIENIVRHTEMGKKMMQASLDGARQIGFTIISMTLSLVAVFIPIMFMAGILGRVLNEMAITITLCILVSGFVTLSLTPMLCSRFLSGKISESGKIFKWFERGYEKSLHFALRFRFFVMLLSVGVLALTFWLFTVVPTGFIPATDSGIFYAFGMAEQSASYDTMKDRVLKVGRIFMSDPDVFKFIGVVGVGGPNTSMNNAAMFPLLGPMKTRKRSAQQIIDDLRPKMAQLPDLFVFMYNPPSIQIGGKQTKALYQYTLLSPDPGELYPIARKMAADMRKIKEITDVNTDMQIDGPQVQIEIDRDKAQALGVTASAIETALMTAYAARQLTNLYGATDTYKVIVEVQPEFQRRPDLLNKLYVRSSQVDTNGNTVLVPLNGLVKMTEGVGPLVVNHTGQLTSVTISYNTAGNYSIGEAVAAIETLSKKELPSNISYIFEGQATAFKQSLASVPFLLFLAIMIIYLILGILYESFIHPITILSGLPSAALGGLITLLVFGRQLDLYGFIGIIMLIGIVKKNSIMVIDFAIEAEREGKSPFEAVFEGCIVRFRPIMMTTVAAIAGIFPIALGMGAGGDARQPLGLVVAGGLIISQVVTLYLTPCFYTYMDQLQTWLVGHKADKEEG from the coding sequence ATGACCGACCTTTTCATCAAGCGGCCGGTAGCCACAACGCTGCTGATGGCCGCGCTTATCTTCTTTGGCATTGTCTCCTATTTCTCGCTGCCCATCAGCGAAATGCCGAGCATCGACTTCCCCACCATCCAGGTGACGGCCTCGCTGCCCGGCGCTGACCCCGAAACCATGGCCTCGGCCGTGGCCACGCCGCTGGAGCGGCAGTTCACGTCCATTTCCGGCCTGCAGTCCATGAGTTCGTCCAACTCCCTGGGCACAACCACCATTACCCTCCAGTTCGACCTGTCGCGCAACATCGACGGCGCCGGCACGGACGTCCTGACCTACATCAACGCCGCCCAGGGCAGCCTCCCCACCAATATGCCGAGTCCCCCGACCTTCCAGAAGGTCAACCCGGCGGACATGCCCATCATCTATATCCGCGTCTCCAGCGACACCATGCCGCTGTACAAGGTCACCAACTACGCCAAGGTCTACATCGCCCAGCGTATTTCCATGATCAACGGTGTGGCCCAGGTGGCGGTCTACGGCGACCAGACCTATTCGCCCCGGGTCCAGGTCAACCCAGACAAGCTCGCGGCGCTGTCGATCGGCATTGATGAAGTCGCCAATGCCTTCAACAGTGAAACCGTGCTCCAGCCCACCGGTTCGCTCTACGGCGTGGACAAGCTCTTCACCATCAAGGCCCAGGGCCAGTTGACCAGCGCCACGGCCTACAACCGCCAGATCATCGCCTACAGAAACGGCAGCCCGGTGCGCCTCCAGGACGTGGGAGCAGCCATCGACTCTACGGTCAACAACCGAAACGCCGCCTTTTTCGACCAGCAGCAAGGCATCGTCATCGCCGTCAAACGCGCGGCCGGCACCAACACCATCCAGCTCGTGGACTCCATCCGGGCCATGATCCCCAATATCGAGGCCACGCTGCCGCCGTCGGTCAATCTTGAATTCCTCTACGACCGGTCCATCTCCATCAAGGAAGCCATCGACGACGTCCAGTTCACCCTGATGCTTTCCATTGGGTTGGTCGTGCTCGTGGTCTATCTGTTCCTCAACAACCTGCCCGCCACCATCATTGCCAGTCTGGCCCTGCCGACCGCCCTTATCGGCACACTTTCGCTCATGGTGTTTTTCCACTTTTCCATCGACAACCTTTCAGCCATGGCCATCATCCTGGCGGTCGGGTTCGTGGTGGATGACGCCATCGTCATGATCGAAAACATTGTACGCCACACCGAGATGGGTAAAAAAATGATGCAGGCCTCTCTGGACGGGGCGCGCCAGATCGGCTTCACCATCATTTCCATGACCCTGTCCCTGGTTGCGGTCTTTATCCCCATCATGTTCATGGCCGGCATCCTGGGCCGCGTCCTAAACGAGATGGCCATTACCATTACGCTTTGCATTCTTGTTTCGGGTTTCGTCACCCTGTCGCTGACCCCTATGCTTTGCAGCCGTTTTCTCTCGGGAAAGATTTCCGAGTCCGGCAAAATTTTCAAATGGTTCGAGCGGGGCTACGAAAAATCCCTGCACTTTGCCCTGCGGTTTCGTTTCTTCGTCATGCTTTTGTCCGTGGGCGTCCTGGCCCTGACCTTCTGGCTGTTTACGGTCGTGCCCACGGGCTTTATTCCGGCCACGGACTCCGGCATCTTCTACGCCTTCGGCATGGCCGAACAATCCGCCTCCTATGATACCATGAAGGACCGGGTCCTCAAGGTCGGACGCATTTTCATGTCCGATCCGGACGTGTTCAAGTTCATTGGCGTTGTCGGCGTCGGCGGACCCAACACGTCCATGAATAACGCCGCCATGTTCCCGCTGCTTGGTCCCATGAAGACTCGCAAACGCAGCGCCCAGCAGATCATCGACGATCTGCGCCCCAAAATGGCCCAGCTGCCGGACCTCTTTGTCTTCATGTACAACCCGCCCTCGATCCAGATCGGCGGCAAGCAGACCAAGGCACTGTATCAGTACACGCTGCTCTCGCCCGATCCGGGCGAACTGTATCCCATAGCTCGCAAGATGGCTGCGGATATGCGCAAGATTAAGGAAATCACCGACGTCAACACCGATATGCAGATCGACGGTCCCCAGGTCCAGATCGAGATCGACCGCGACAAGGCGCAAGCCCTGGGCGTTACGGCTTCGGCTATCGAGACGGCTTTGATGACGGCCTACGCTGCCCGGCAGTTGACCAACCTCTACGGCGCAACCGACACCTACAAGGTCATCGTCGAGGTGCAGCCCGAGTTCCAGCGCCGGCCGGATCTGCTCAACAAGCTCTACGTGCGGTCCTCCCAGGTCGACACGAACGGCAACACCGTGCTTGTGCCTTTAAACGGCCTCGTCAAGATGACCGAGGGCGTGGGACCGCTGGTGGTCAACCATACCGGCCAGCTCACGTCGGTCACCATTTCCTACAATACGGCCGGCAACTACTCCATCGGCGAGGCCGTGGCCGCCATCGAGACGCTGTCCAAGAAAGAGCTGCCGAGCAACATCAGCTACATCTTCGAAGGCCAGGCCACGGCCTTTAAGCAGTCCCTGGCCAGTGTGCCGTTCCTGCTCTTTTTGGCCATCATGATCATCTACCTGATCTTGGGTATCCTCTATGAAAGTTTCATCCATCCCATCACCATTCTTTCGGGTCTGCCCTCGGCCGCGCTTGGCGGCCTGATAACCTTGCTGGTTTTTGGCCGACAGCTCGACTTGTATGGATTCATCGGCATCATCATGCTGATCGGTATCGTCAAAAAGAACTCCATCATGGTCATCGACTTTGCCATTGAGGCGGAGAGAGAGGGGAAGTCGCCTTTTGAGGCCGTGTTCGAAGGCTGCATCGTGCGTTTCCGCCCCATCATGATGACCACGGTTGCGGCCATTGCCGGCATCTTCCCCATTGCCCTCGGCATGGGCGCCGGCGGCGACGCCAGACAGCCGCTTGGCCTCGTCGTGGCCGGCGGACTGATCATCTCCCAGGTGGTCACGCTTTATCTGACGCCGTGTTTCTATACCTACATGGATCAGTTGCAGACCTGGCTGGTCGGGCACAAGGCCGACAAGGAAGAAGGGTAG
- a CDS encoding delta(1)-pyrroline-2-carboxylate reductase family protein has protein sequence MYDYLSLSDAVADVLRARLAGVATAPERLSVPVPGGVLLCMPAADDQIAVVKTITVHPGNRERPVIQGEVTVIEAATGRRLGTLDGPTVTARRTAAVSLLAARILAADTAGPLLVIGVGVQARAHVEAFWQGLGVRAITLVGRTQERAEALAASLAEAGVTVQVATDKAAVEQAVQQAAMIVTATTSCEPVLADVVRGDVFVSAVGSFTPEAAELPAALVQRAILYVDDMESAKVEAGDYLRAGVHWERVTPLEAVLDGVPPRPAGPVVFKTVGHALFDLAAARQAFAGSIASS, from the coding sequence ATGTACGATTATCTTTCGTTGTCCGATGCCGTGGCCGATGTGCTGCGCGCCCGGTTGGCCGGAGTGGCTACGGCCCCGGAACGTCTGTCCGTGCCGGTGCCGGGCGGGGTGCTTCTGTGCATGCCGGCGGCTGACGACCAGATAGCCGTGGTCAAGACCATCACCGTACATCCGGGCAACCGGGAGCGGCCGGTCATTCAGGGCGAGGTGACGGTGATCGAGGCGGCCACGGGCCGGCGTCTGGGGACGCTTGACGGCCCGACCGTGACGGCCCGGCGTACGGCGGCCGTCAGCCTGCTGGCAGCCCGAATCCTGGCGGCAGACACGGCCGGCCCGCTTCTGGTCATCGGGGTCGGGGTCCAGGCCAGGGCGCATGTGGAGGCGTTTTGGCAGGGGCTTGGCGTACGCGCCATCACCCTTGTCGGTCGCACGCAGGAGCGGGCCGAGGCCCTGGCAGCCTCCCTGGCCGAGGCAGGCGTCACGGTACAGGTGGCGACGGATAAAGCGGCAGTGGAGCAGGCCGTGCAGCAGGCGGCCATGATCGTGACAGCCACCACCAGCTGCGAGCCGGTGCTGGCCGATGTGGTGCGGGGCGACGTGTTTGTCTCGGCTGTCGGGTCATTCACCCCGGAGGCGGCCGAGTTGCCGGCCGCGCTGGTGCAGCGGGCGATCCTCTATGTCGACGATATGGAGTCGGCCAAGGTCGAGGCCGGCGATTATCTGCGCGCGGGCGTTCACTGGGAGAGGGTGACGCCGCTTGAGGCGGTGCTCGACGGCGTGCCGCCGCGTCCGGCTGGTCCGGTGGTCTTTAAGACGGTTGGGCATGCCCTGTTTGATCTTGCGGCGGCGCGGCAAGCCTTTGCCGGGAGTATTGCTTCGTCGTAG
- a CDS encoding efflux RND transporter periplasmic adaptor subunit — protein sequence MPFFNFRPAARSVASLAVPLALALLTTVAGCDRPKPQAQKPTPVEVTVIEAKPVTAPLNVDGIGHVFAVRTVSVRSQVTGVLQKTLFAEGDVVKEGQLLLIINPDSYKAKLDEAKSTLARDKATAAQAKREWLRYKDLVAKAVISQEDYEQKRTAWQQDEEQVKVDEAAVVNAKVNLDYCYIYAPCTGVVGLQQYKTGNLIEANKDIIVSLNQIEPINVQFSVAEKYLPDIRSHAAKATLAVEAHYPGQQEVAAKGTLNVINNTVDTSTGTITLQGVFPNTDRALWPGQFVDATVVLADTVDTLLVPSSAVANTQSGVSLFIAKPDNTVEIRPVTAGRKIGAETVIEKGLAPGERVITSGQIKLFPGVPLTIVQSAAYKEGPVSPAAVADRDKNKAKPSGEGQGN from the coding sequence ATGCCTTTTTTCAATTTTCGTCCAGCCGCCCGGTCCGTAGCCTCCCTTGCCGTTCCCCTGGCTCTGGCCTTGCTGACGACCGTGGCCGGATGCGATCGCCCCAAACCCCAGGCCCAAAAGCCCACTCCGGTTGAAGTGACCGTCATTGAGGCCAAACCCGTCACGGCGCCGCTCAATGTTGACGGCATCGGCCACGTCTTTGCCGTACGCACGGTGAGCGTGCGGTCACAGGTCACGGGCGTCCTGCAAAAGACGCTCTTTGCCGAAGGCGACGTGGTCAAGGAAGGTCAGCTGCTCCTCATTATCAATCCCGATTCCTACAAGGCCAAGCTCGACGAGGCCAAGAGCACCCTGGCTCGCGACAAGGCCACGGCCGCCCAGGCCAAGCGCGAGTGGCTGCGCTATAAAGATCTCGTGGCCAAGGCCGTCATCAGCCAGGAAGACTATGAGCAAAAGCGCACGGCTTGGCAGCAGGACGAAGAGCAGGTGAAAGTTGACGAGGCGGCCGTGGTCAATGCCAAGGTCAATCTCGACTACTGCTATATTTACGCCCCCTGCACCGGCGTTGTCGGGTTACAGCAGTACAAGACCGGCAACCTGATCGAGGCCAACAAAGACATCATCGTCAGCCTCAATCAGATCGAACCAATCAACGTCCAGTTCTCGGTGGCGGAAAAGTATCTGCCCGACATCCGCAGCCACGCCGCCAAGGCCACACTGGCCGTGGAGGCCCACTATCCCGGCCAACAGGAAGTGGCTGCCAAGGGCACGCTCAACGTGATCAACAACACCGTGGACACCAGCACCGGCACCATCACGTTGCAGGGCGTGTTCCCCAATACCGACCGCGCCCTGTGGCCGGGCCAGTTTGTGGACGCCACCGTGGTTCTGGCCGACACCGTGGACACGCTGCTTGTGCCCTCAAGCGCCGTGGCCAACACCCAAAGCGGCGTTTCGCTTTTTATTGCCAAGCCGGACAACACGGTGGAAATCCGTCCGGTGACGGCAGGCCGCAAAATCGGGGCCGAAACGGTCATCGAGAAAGGCCTGGCTCCTGGCGAGCGGGTGATCACCTCGGGACAGATCAAGCTTTTCCCGGGCGTGCCGCTGACCATTGTCCAGTCGGCCGCCTACAAGGAAGGCCCGGTGTCTCCGGCTGCCGTGGCCGACAGGGATAAAAACAAGGCCAAGCCTTCCGGGGAAGGTCAGGGGAACTAG